Proteins encoded by one window of Desulfobaculum bizertense DSM 18034:
- a CDS encoding ABC transporter permease, whose amino-acid sequence MNEVIAGPHVIGPMQLAISLVFVCIAGGISIAYQLGLSKTLFVGTVRTFAQLFLMGYALKYIFQLDMGLPVVGVLALMIAAAAHIVHGRVPEKDVAYGLPVFGAMLGSYIVVTVGVTSFVVGAKPWWEPQYFLTLGGMIAGNSMNALAISLERLFSNLRQRREEVEMKLTLGADYREASNDIAREAIRAGMIPSINAMMGVGLVSIPGMMTGQIIAGADPAEACKYQIVVMLMLTASTAISSILVVFLARKMCFGKAQQLVLKPEHD is encoded by the coding sequence ATGAATGAAGTGATAGCCGGACCTCATGTTATTGGGCCGATGCAGCTGGCGATATCTCTTGTTTTTGTGTGTATCGCAGGGGGAATTTCCATTGCATACCAGCTGGGGCTGTCCAAGACCCTGTTTGTAGGTACAGTGCGAACATTCGCCCAGCTTTTCCTGATGGGCTATGCCCTGAAATACATTTTTCAGCTTGATATGGGGCTGCCTGTTGTGGGTGTGCTGGCGCTGATGATCGCGGCAGCCGCACATATTGTCCACGGGCGAGTTCCGGAAAAAGATGTTGCTTATGGCCTGCCTGTCTTTGGGGCGATGCTGGGAAGCTACATCGTTGTGACCGTTGGAGTGACGAGCTTTGTGGTAGGGGCAAAACCGTGGTGGGAACCGCAATACTTCCTGACGCTGGGCGGCATGATTGCGGGGAACTCTATGAATGCTCTGGCAATTTCTCTGGAACGACTTTTTTCGAATTTGCGACAGCGAAGAGAAGAAGTCGAGATGAAGCTTACATTGGGGGCAGATTACCGCGAGGCGAGTAATGATATTGCCCGTGAGGCCATCCGGGCTGGCATGATCCCCTCAATCAACGCGATGATGGGCGTGGGGCTGGTGTCGATTCCAGGCATGATGACAGGCCAGATCATAGCGGGGGCGGACCCGGCAGAAGCGTGTAAATATCAGATTGTGGTGATGCTGATGCTGACGGCGTCAACAGCAATATCGTCAATTCTGGTGGTGTTTCTGGCGAGAAAGATGTGCTTTGGAAAAGCGCAGCAACTGGTGCTGAAACCAGAACATGACTAA
- a CDS encoding alkyl/aryl-sulfatase, whose protein sequence is MLYRRITLWLVCCGLFLAPLTGMAAQDPPGAKDATEVTVKANDAVKQLLNFGDTKDFENAQKGFIRALPEGGQVQGEHGLVWDMKKYAFINNKMAPPRTVNPSLWRQSQLVMIGGLFKVTDRLYQVRNADLSNMTIYEGDTGLIVADPLICEETARYAMDLYNSERNPDGAKKIVAVIYSHSHVDHFGGVRGIIDEKDVIDGKIKIYAPAGFMEAAVSENVYAGNAMSRRAGYMYGNLLPPGPKGQIGAGLGMTTSTGHVGLIAPTNVITKDIQKEVIDGLHFEFLLTPHTEAPAEMHWYISELRALTAAENCSHTMHNTYSLRGAKIRDPLAWSKYMNQTIQLWADKADVLYGMHHWPDWGKEDILRTLRLTRDGYRFINDQTLHFANMGYTLNEIPEMVHFPKELEHFWAMRGYYGTLYHNVKATYVLHLGWFDGNPCTLHILQQKDADPLYVKYMGGAAKIIEQAKQDFDAGHYRWVAQVLKHVIFAEPKNMDARNLAADALEQLGYQAESGPWRNFYLSGAQDLRSDKQIQEAAPETASPDIIRAMTPSMLFDFTSIRINPEKFGDSAYSFYVTIRHPENSELKDENFILDAKNNVLNHLQVAKKPDAEFDSSIAIDREALDRLVLGESKIAEEIKNGTLTVEGAQGKFAEFLKTMTTFTPDFPIVLP, encoded by the coding sequence CTCTATCGCCGCATCACCCTTTGGCTCGTCTGCTGCGGCCTGTTTCTTGCCCCACTCACGGGCATGGCCGCACAGGACCCTCCCGGAGCAAAGGATGCAACAGAAGTCACCGTCAAAGCCAACGACGCAGTAAAACAGCTCCTCAACTTTGGGGACACCAAGGACTTTGAGAACGCCCAAAAGGGATTCATCAGGGCCTTGCCCGAAGGCGGACAGGTTCAGGGAGAGCACGGACTTGTCTGGGACATGAAGAAATATGCCTTCATCAACAACAAAATGGCGCCTCCGCGCACAGTGAATCCCTCCCTGTGGCGGCAGTCTCAGCTCGTGATGATTGGCGGCCTGTTCAAGGTTACGGACCGTCTCTATCAGGTACGAAATGCTGACCTGTCGAACATGACTATTTACGAGGGTGACACCGGGCTTATCGTCGCAGACCCGCTTATCTGCGAAGAAACAGCCCGCTACGCCATGGACCTGTACAATTCCGAGCGTAATCCGGACGGGGCCAAGAAAATCGTCGCCGTCATCTACTCGCACAGCCACGTTGACCACTTTGGTGGCGTTCGCGGCATCATCGACGAAAAAGACGTCATCGACGGCAAAATTAAGATTTACGCCCCGGCTGGCTTCATGGAAGCCGCAGTTTCCGAAAACGTCTACGCAGGCAACGCCATGTCCCGCCGTGCAGGCTACATGTATGGCAACCTGCTTCCTCCCGGACCAAAGGGACAGATTGGTGCGGGCCTTGGCATGACCACATCCACCGGGCACGTAGGACTCATTGCTCCGACCAACGTCATCACCAAAGACATTCAAAAAGAGGTCATTGACGGCCTGCATTTTGAATTTCTCCTCACCCCGCACACCGAAGCCCCTGCAGAAATGCACTGGTACATTTCCGAGCTTCGCGCCCTGACCGCAGCCGAGAACTGCTCGCACACCATGCACAACACCTACTCTCTGCGCGGCGCAAAGATTCGCGATCCTCTGGCCTGGTCAAAGTACATGAACCAGACCATTCAGCTTTGGGCCGACAAGGCAGACGTGCTGTATGGCATGCATCACTGGCCGGACTGGGGCAAGGAAGACATTCTTCGCACCCTGCGTCTCACCCGTGATGGCTACCGCTTTATCAACGACCAGACCTTGCATTTTGCAAACATGGGCTACACGCTCAACGAAATTCCGGAAATGGTGCATTTTCCCAAAGAGCTTGAGCATTTTTGGGCCATGCGTGGCTATTATGGAACGCTGTATCACAACGTCAAAGCGACCTACGTCCTTCATCTCGGCTGGTTTGACGGCAACCCATGCACCCTGCACATCTTGCAGCAAAAAGACGCAGACCCGCTTTACGTCAAGTACATGGGCGGTGCAGCCAAGATCATTGAACAGGCAAAGCAGGACTTTGACGCAGGGCACTATCGCTGGGTTGCGCAGGTGCTCAAGCACGTCATTTTTGCCGAACCTAAAAACATGGACGCCCGCAACCTTGCCGCAGACGCTCTTGAGCAGCTTGGCTATCAGGCCGAATCCGGCCCGTGGCGCAACTTCTATCTCTCTGGCGCGCAAGACCTGCGCAGTGACAAGCAGATTCAGGAAGCAGCCCCGGAAACAGCAAGCCCAGACATCATTCGAGCCATGACTCCGTCCATGCTGTTTGATTTCACCAGCATTCGCATCAATCCCGAGAAATTCGGAGACTCTGCCTACAGTTTCTACGTCACGATTCGGCATCCGGAGAACTCAGAACTTAAAGACGAAAACTTCATTCTTGACGCCAAGAACAATGTTCTGAATCACCTTCAGGTCGCCAAAAAGCCCGACGCTGAATTTGACAGCAGCATTGCCATTGATCGCGAAGCCCTCGACAGGCTTGTTCTTGGCGAAAGCAAGATTGCCGAAGAGATCAAGAACGGCACGCTCACAGTTGAAGGAGCGCAAGGGAAGTTTGCCGAATTCTTAAAGACCATGACCACCTTTACCCCCGACTTCCCGATTGTCCTTCCCTAA
- a CDS encoding ABC transporter ATP-binding protein, giving the protein MKENIQFRFEDVSFAFPESHPTLLHASLELERGSFVLIGGPSGSGKSTMLRLFNRLLEPQYGAIYYEGKALGEYSPTTLRREVVTVGQIPALVPGTVRDNLLLPFAFRANSGLAKPDDAKLLHWMERLLLRGVKLTDKASSLSVGQRQRLCLIRTLLLEPKVMLMDEPTSALDPESRQIVEKTAEGLCREQGTTVVMVTHLLFELEKIRPMLLHLEGGKLECRS; this is encoded by the coding sequence ATGAAAGAGAACATACAGTTTCGATTTGAAGATGTGTCGTTTGCATTTCCAGAGAGCCACCCGACACTGCTTCACGCCTCTCTTGAGCTGGAGCGTGGGAGCTTTGTACTGATAGGTGGCCCGTCGGGTTCTGGCAAATCAACAATGCTTCGGCTGTTCAACAGACTGCTGGAGCCGCAGTACGGTGCGATATACTACGAGGGCAAAGCGCTTGGCGAATATAGCCCGACGACACTCCGCCGGGAGGTTGTGACGGTTGGGCAAATACCGGCGCTGGTTCCTGGTACAGTGCGGGACAATTTGCTGTTGCCGTTTGCATTCCGGGCGAATTCCGGATTGGCGAAACCTGATGATGCGAAGCTGCTGCACTGGATGGAGCGCTTGCTTCTCCGGGGTGTGAAGCTGACAGATAAGGCGTCGAGCCTGTCCGTGGGGCAGCGCCAGAGGCTGTGCCTGATTCGAACACTGCTGCTTGAGCCAAAGGTGATGCTGATGGACGAGCCGACGAGCGCGCTTGATCCAGAGAGCCGACAGATCGTGGAGAAGACAGCTGAGGGGCTGTGTAGAGAGCAGGGAACGACCGTTGTTATGGTGACGCATTTGCTGTTTGAACTGGAAAAAATCCGACCGATGCTGCTGCACCTTGAGGGCGGAAAACTGGAGTGCCGATCATGA